The Shinella zoogloeoides genome includes a region encoding these proteins:
- a CDS encoding sugar ABC transporter permease, whose translation MTATTASPSTAVTIPTPWSVRLMPYMLLAPAVLVTLFIVFFPMVQALITSFYDLILWKPNASRFVGFGNYVKLFADPVFWTALGNTAIWIGLTVPLQMGLGLVTALLLNREFPWRGLARALIIIPWALPSVVIALMWRWIYDPNTGVLNDILLYLSVVQSAVPWLADPKLALYAIIATLTWQGFPFFAVMILAGLQGIPRSHYEAASIDGASAWRQFVHITLPGIAPVLATAGLLRVIWVANSMDVIFVMTGGGPGYATHTLPLYAFVRARQNLDFGYGTTIAVTFTILLGAIVAVYLARTMREVER comes from the coding sequence ATGACCGCGACCACCGCCTCACCATCGACTGCCGTGACCATCCCGACGCCCTGGAGCGTCCGGCTGATGCCCTACATGCTGCTGGCGCCCGCGGTGCTCGTCACCCTGTTCATCGTCTTCTTCCCGATGGTGCAGGCGCTGATCACCAGCTTCTACGACCTCATCCTCTGGAAGCCGAATGCCAGCCGCTTCGTCGGCTTCGGCAACTACGTCAAGCTTTTCGCCGACCCCGTCTTCTGGACGGCGCTCGGCAACACCGCGATCTGGATCGGCCTGACTGTGCCGCTGCAGATGGGCCTCGGCCTCGTGACGGCGCTGCTGCTCAACCGGGAATTTCCCTGGCGCGGCCTCGCGCGCGCCCTCATCATCATTCCCTGGGCCCTGCCGAGCGTGGTGATCGCGCTGATGTGGCGCTGGATCTACGATCCCAATACGGGTGTCCTGAACGACATCCTGCTCTATCTCTCTGTCGTGCAGTCCGCCGTGCCGTGGCTCGCCGATCCGAAGCTCGCGCTCTATGCGATCATCGCGACGCTGACCTGGCAGGGCTTCCCGTTCTTCGCGGTGATGATCCTCGCCGGCCTCCAGGGCATTCCGCGCAGCCACTACGAGGCCGCCTCCATCGACGGCGCCTCGGCCTGGCGGCAGTTCGTGCACATCACGCTGCCCGGCATCGCGCCGGTGCTGGCGACGGCGGGGCTGCTGCGCGTCATCTGGGTCGCCAATTCCATGGACGTCATCTTCGTCATGACCGGCGGCGGGCCGGGCTATGCGACCCATACGCTGCCGCTCTACGCGTTCGTGCGCGCCCGCCAGAACCTCGATTTCGGCTACGGCACGACCATCGCCGTGACCTTCACCATCCTCCTCGGCGCGATCGTCGCCGTCTATCTCGCCCGGACCATGCGGGAGGTCGAACGATGA
- a CDS encoding response regulator transcription factor gives MFVSETALLDPVCPTDRSDDPGRIVIVARPDCLVECLAEALRRRFQDREVVVDDHRDTGDGGANLILYYRRDPVEIARIERARHPAFRVSVAVIVDDASGIHPLLEGMARERQIDGILQVNMHLGVLLTSVDLLLKGGEYFPSALLHRRECKHEERATGSEITMDCSQLTARETDILQLLCKGTQNKLIAHRLHLSENTVKTHIRSIYRKLHVTNRTAAVMSYRREGR, from the coding sequence ATGTTCGTTTCCGAAACAGCGCTATTGGATCCCGTATGTCCGACCGATCGTAGCGACGATCCGGGGCGGATCGTCATTGTCGCACGGCCGGATTGCCTTGTGGAATGTCTGGCGGAAGCGCTTCGCCGGCGGTTCCAGGATCGCGAAGTGGTTGTCGACGATCATCGGGATACGGGGGACGGGGGTGCCAACCTCATCTTGTACTATCGTCGCGACCCGGTCGAAATCGCCCGAATCGAGCGTGCGAGGCACCCAGCCTTCCGGGTTTCCGTTGCCGTCATCGTGGATGATGCGTCCGGGATCCATCCTTTGCTGGAGGGAATGGCGCGAGAGCGTCAAATCGACGGTATTCTGCAGGTGAACATGCATCTTGGTGTTTTGCTGACCAGCGTGGATCTCCTTCTGAAGGGAGGAGAGTATTTTCCGTCGGCGTTGCTGCATCGCCGTGAGTGCAAGCATGAGGAGCGGGCAACGGGCAGTGAAATCACGATGGATTGTTCCCAACTGACAGCCCGGGAGACCGATATTCTCCAGCTACTGTGCAAGGGAACGCAGAACAAACTGATAGCCCATCGGCTTCATCTCTCCGAAAATACCGTAAAAACCCATATTCGCAGCATCTACAGGAAGCTGCATGTCACCAACAGGACGGCGGCGGTCATGTCCTATCGCCGCGAGGGCAGATAA
- a CDS encoding alpha/beta hydrolase produces the protein MSIVPDIIRLSPEMAALLARVTAETGPQPDPTTLSPAEGRALSEESNRRWNVDLPEMAAVGEAWIDADAGLGSARVRLKVLVPPGHGAGAVVFVHGGGFAFCSPETHERCARVLALESGLPVLLPDYRLSPEHPYPAGLMDVVATIRFAFAASAPLGVTAGPLILSGDSAGANLALAAMLHEQAEGRPPVAGALLFYGTYAGDFRTDSYRDFENGPGLTTAKMQRYWHWYVGGRDVSADPLACPLLASDEALIALPPLHLMAAGVDPLLSDSIVLHERLKGLGRDETLTVVPGVTHGFLQNTLDLAAAREALAAAGADARRMTGTN, from the coding sequence ATGAGCATCGTGCCCGACATTATCCGGCTTTCGCCGGAAATGGCCGCGCTGCTTGCCCGCGTGACCGCCGAGACCGGGCCGCAGCCCGATCCGACGACGCTTTCGCCGGCCGAGGGCAGGGCGCTCTCGGAGGAAAGCAACCGGCGCTGGAATGTCGACCTGCCCGAGATGGCGGCCGTCGGCGAAGCGTGGATCGACGCGGATGCGGGCCTCGGCTCGGCGCGGGTGCGCCTCAAGGTTCTCGTGCCGCCGGGGCACGGCGCCGGCGCGGTCGTCTTCGTGCATGGCGGCGGCTTTGCTTTCTGCAGTCCGGAAACGCATGAACGCTGCGCGCGCGTCCTCGCGCTGGAAAGCGGCCTGCCGGTGCTGCTGCCCGATTATCGCCTCTCGCCGGAACATCCCTATCCCGCAGGCCTCATGGATGTCGTCGCGACGATCCGCTTCGCCTTTGCCGCGTCCGCGCCGCTCGGCGTGACCGCCGGTCCGCTCATCCTTTCCGGCGATTCCGCCGGGGCCAACCTCGCGCTCGCCGCCATGTTGCACGAGCAGGCCGAAGGGCGCCCGCCCGTCGCCGGCGCGCTGCTCTTCTACGGAACCTATGCGGGCGATTTCCGCACCGATTCCTATCGCGATTTCGAGAACGGGCCGGGCCTGACGACCGCCAAGATGCAGCGCTACTGGCACTGGTATGTCGGCGGTCGCGATGTTTCGGCCGATCCGCTGGCCTGTCCGCTGCTCGCATCGGACGAGGCGCTGATCGCCTTGCCGCCGCTGCATCTGATGGCGGCGGGCGTCGATCCGCTGCTGTCCGACAGCATTGTGCTGCACGAGCGCCTGAAGGGCCTCGGCCGCGACGAGACCCTGACGGTCGTGCCGGGTGTCACGCACGGCTTTTTGCAGAACACGCTCGATCTTGCCGCCGCGCGCGAGGCGCTGGCGGCAGCGGGCGCCGATGCCCGGCGGATGACCGGTACAAACTGA
- a CDS encoding class I SAM-dependent methyltransferase, with translation MPEFDNAFTGSVPENYDRYMVPLIFEPYAEDMARRAAAFFPGSVLEIAAGTGAVTRALAPKLAAGARYVVTDLNQPMLDYAASRQPAGGHLEWRQADAMALPFSDGSFDLVCCQFGAMFFPDRPAAYREARRVLKPEGRFLLSVWDRIEENVFADDVTNALAGMFPDDPPRFLARTPHGYHDRDRIRRDLEEAGFIDIGIDTRAEQSRAPSPRLPAVAYCQGTVLRSEIEARAPGMLEAATDRAASAIASRHGNGEVVAKIQAHVIVARA, from the coding sequence ATGCCGGAGTTCGACAACGCTTTCACCGGCTCGGTCCCGGAGAACTACGATCGGTACATGGTACCGCTGATTTTCGAACCCTATGCGGAGGACATGGCTCGACGCGCTGCCGCCTTCTTTCCGGGCAGCGTCCTGGAGATCGCGGCGGGAACGGGCGCCGTTACACGCGCGCTGGCGCCGAAGCTGGCGGCTGGCGCGCGCTATGTCGTGACCGACCTCAACCAGCCGATGCTCGACTATGCCGCGTCGCGGCAACCTGCCGGCGGACACCTCGAATGGCGACAGGCAGATGCGATGGCGCTACCGTTTTCCGACGGAAGCTTCGACCTCGTCTGCTGTCAGTTCGGCGCAATGTTCTTTCCCGACCGCCCGGCGGCCTATCGCGAGGCAAGGCGGGTTCTCAAGCCTGAAGGACGGTTTCTACTGAGCGTCTGGGATCGGATCGAGGAGAACGTCTTTGCCGACGACGTGACGAATGCGCTGGCGGGGATGTTCCCGGACGATCCGCCGCGCTTCCTGGCACGCACGCCGCACGGCTATCACGACAGGGACCGGATTCGTCGCGATCTGGAGGAGGCCGGTTTTATCGACATCGGGATCGATACCCGCGCGGAACAAAGCCGCGCGCCCTCACCTCGCCTCCCCGCCGTCGCCTATTGCCAGGGAACCGTGCTTCGCAGCGAAATAGAAGCCCGGGCGCCCGGAATGCTGGAGGCAGCGACCGACCGCGCCGCATCGGCAATCGCCAGCCGGCACGGCAATGGCGAAGTCGTCGCGAAGATTCAGGCCCATGTCATCGTGGCGAGGGCCTAG
- a CDS encoding sn-glycerol-3-phosphate ABC transporter ATP-binding protein UgpC, whose product MTAIALRQIRKTYGSLEVIHDVDIDIASGEFLVLVGPSGCGKSTLLRMIAGLEEISGGTLDIGGKIVNALPPSDRDIAMVFQDYALYPHMSVRENMAFGLKMRGTETATIDGRVSQAADILKIEPFLERRPAQLSGGQRQRVAMGRAIVREPSAFLFDEPLSNLDAALRVEMRLEIAKLHNRMKATTVYVTHDQVEAMTLADRIVVLNAGKIEQIGPPLDLYHRPASLFVARFIGSPTMNTMPAAIVATDTGSAIRLSDRTLPLAGLDTPPPPGAATFGIRPEDLIACPQEEAWFSGELAVAERLGSQTYGYVEIGQPRMLTVEFPRDTPIRVGDRIHVRPNMQAIHLFDAASGLRIN is encoded by the coding sequence GTGACAGCAATCGCCTTGAGGCAGATCCGCAAGACCTATGGGTCCCTGGAGGTCATCCATGACGTCGACATCGATATCGCCAGCGGCGAATTCCTGGTCCTCGTCGGCCCGTCCGGCTGTGGCAAATCCACCCTCCTGCGCATGATCGCCGGGCTGGAGGAGATTTCCGGCGGAACCCTCGATATCGGCGGAAAGATCGTCAACGCGCTGCCGCCCTCCGACCGCGACATCGCCATGGTCTTCCAGGACTACGCGCTCTATCCGCATATGAGCGTACGCGAGAACATGGCCTTCGGCCTGAAGATGCGCGGCACGGAGACGGCGACCATCGACGGCCGCGTGTCGCAGGCCGCCGACATCCTGAAGATCGAACCCTTCCTCGAACGCCGGCCGGCGCAGCTTTCGGGCGGCCAGCGCCAGCGCGTCGCCATGGGCCGCGCCATCGTGCGGGAACCCTCGGCCTTCCTCTTCGACGAGCCGCTTTCCAACCTCGACGCCGCCCTGCGCGTCGAGATGCGTCTGGAGATCGCCAAGCTGCACAATCGCATGAAGGCGACGACCGTCTACGTCACCCATGACCAGGTCGAGGCCATGACGCTCGCCGACCGCATCGTCGTCCTCAATGCCGGCAAGATCGAGCAGATCGGCCCGCCGCTCGACCTCTACCACCGCCCCGCAAGCCTCTTCGTCGCGCGCTTCATCGGCAGCCCGACGATGAACACCATGCCGGCGGCGATCGTCGCCACGGACACCGGCAGCGCAATCCGCCTCAGCGACCGCACCCTGCCGCTTGCCGGTCTCGACACCCCTCCTCCGCCCGGCGCAGCCACCTTCGGCATCCGCCCCGAGGACCTGATCGCCTGTCCGCAGGAGGAAGCCTGGTTCAGCGGCGAGCTCGCCGTCGCCGAACGGCTCGGCAGCCAGACCTACGGCTATGTGGAGATCGGCCAGCCGCGCATGCTGACCGTCGAATTCCCGCGCGACACGCCGATCCGCGTCGGCGACCGGATCCACGTTCGCCCGAACATGCAAGCGATCCACCTTTTCGACGCGGCCTCGGGCCTCCGCATCAACTGA
- a CDS encoding sugar ABC transporter substrate-binding protein, protein MKIWRKLAVGAALATALLASTASAETVRFWYHFDNPENPMGDLVAKFEAANPGIKVEAENVPWNSYYDNLYTALVGGNAPDAAMVKLFAQPRLVEMGALEPLAERIDAWSGKADLLDNLLELNKGPEGQQYYLPIQYVVLYLYYRADLFAEAGLKPPTTCEEFRDAAIKLTKAPATYGFGLRGGKGGWDQWGAFVLSQGAKLEPGGLTTPQAIAANQWLIDLFQKDKVIPASAPNDGFQEITAAFKNGTTAMTIHHIGSSNDMVKALGDKVSAVPVPECGGGRWTSYGDESLAIFSNSEVKDAAWKWISFLAEGENNVEFNKATGQMTVTKSGSANWTQHERRFVDATVQSLPFAHVLPQNTATSEFVNTAWQTAMQQALTGQITSEQMMQQLEALFAQQ, encoded by the coding sequence ATGAAAATCTGGAGGAAACTTGCGGTCGGGGCCGCGCTTGCGACGGCGCTGCTTGCCAGCACCGCATCGGCGGAAACCGTTCGCTTCTGGTATCACTTCGACAATCCGGAAAACCCGATGGGCGATCTCGTCGCCAAGTTCGAGGCGGCCAATCCGGGCATCAAGGTGGAAGCGGAGAACGTTCCGTGGAACAGCTACTACGATAACCTCTATACCGCGCTGGTCGGCGGCAATGCGCCGGATGCGGCGATGGTGAAGCTCTTCGCCCAGCCGCGCCTCGTGGAAATGGGCGCGCTGGAGCCGCTTGCCGAGCGCATCGACGCCTGGTCGGGCAAGGCGGACCTGCTCGACAACCTGCTGGAGCTCAACAAGGGGCCGGAAGGCCAGCAATACTACCTGCCGATCCAGTATGTCGTGCTCTATCTCTACTATCGCGCCGACCTCTTCGCCGAAGCCGGCCTGAAGCCGCCGACGACCTGCGAGGAGTTCCGCGACGCCGCGATCAAGCTTACCAAGGCGCCGGCGACCTACGGCTTCGGCCTTCGCGGGGGCAAGGGCGGCTGGGACCAGTGGGGCGCCTTCGTGCTCTCGCAGGGCGCCAAGCTGGAGCCGGGCGGCCTGACGACGCCGCAGGCGATCGCCGCCAACCAGTGGCTCATCGATCTGTTCCAGAAGGACAAGGTCATTCCGGCCTCCGCACCGAACGACGGCTTCCAGGAAATCACCGCTGCCTTCAAGAACGGCACCACGGCGATGACGATCCATCACATCGGCTCGTCGAACGACATGGTCAAGGCGCTCGGCGACAAGGTCTCGGCCGTGCCGGTGCCCGAATGCGGCGGTGGTCGCTGGACGTCCTACGGCGACGAATCCCTTGCGATCTTCTCCAATTCGGAAGTGAAGGATGCGGCCTGGAAGTGGATCTCCTTCCTCGCCGAGGGCGAGAACAATGTCGAGTTCAACAAGGCGACCGGCCAGATGACCGTCACCAAGAGCGGCTCGGCAAACTGGACGCAGCATGAGCGCCGCTTCGTCGACGCCACCGTTCAGTCGCTGCCCTTCGCTCATGTGTTGCCGCAGAACACGGCGACCTCGGAATTCGTCAACACGGCCTGGCAGACCGCGATGCAGCAGGCGCTGACGGGCCAGATCACCTCCGAGCAGATGATGCAGCAGCTCGAGGCGCTCTTCGCGCAGCAGTGA
- a CDS encoding sugar phosphate isomerase/epimerase family protein, with protein sequence MNPVGLISMQYARPFTAEHFPLFAEMQRLGYDFVELLVPEPGELDLAETRRALEAAGLGVVLAARVNLQRNLSSDDPAAHRAGIDYLKYAADCAAALGATIVGGPLTGNPLVFAGRPPQPVAEEERLARKARCVAGLKEAGDHAAGLGVVLAVEPLNRFESDVLCTTQQAIELLDAVDHPAVQLMLDTFHMHMEEASIAEAIRLGGRRVVHFQANENHRGFPGTGATDWVEVFRALHEIGYEGPVSLEPFRRNDDRFGVPFAQWRAPHEDESERLSESAKFIKSHILLTEYRR encoded by the coding sequence ATGAACCCCGTCGGGTTGATCTCCATGCAATATGCGCGGCCCTTCACGGCCGAGCACTTCCCGCTCTTTGCCGAAATGCAAAGGCTCGGCTACGACTTCGTCGAGCTTCTCGTGCCGGAACCCGGCGAGCTCGATCTTGCCGAGACGCGCCGCGCGCTGGAGGCTGCCGGCCTCGGCGTCGTGCTCGCCGCCCGCGTCAACCTGCAGCGCAACCTCTCCTCGGACGATCCGGCCGCCCACCGCGCCGGCATCGACTATCTGAAATATGCGGCCGACTGCGCCGCCGCGCTCGGCGCGACCATCGTCGGTGGCCCGCTTACCGGCAATCCGCTGGTCTTCGCCGGTCGGCCGCCGCAGCCGGTCGCCGAGGAAGAGCGCCTTGCCCGCAAGGCCCGCTGCGTGGCGGGCCTCAAGGAAGCCGGCGACCATGCCGCAGGCCTCGGCGTCGTGCTCGCGGTCGAGCCGCTCAACCGCTTCGAGAGCGATGTCCTGTGCACCACGCAGCAGGCGATCGAATTGCTGGATGCGGTCGACCACCCCGCCGTGCAGCTTATGCTCGACACGTTCCACATGCATATGGAAGAGGCTTCCATCGCGGAGGCCATCCGGCTCGGCGGCAGGCGCGTCGTGCATTTCCAGGCGAACGAGAACCATCGCGGTTTCCCCGGCACGGGCGCGACCGACTGGGTCGAGGTGTTCCGGGCGCTGCACGAGATCGGCTACGAAGGTCCCGTCTCGCTCGAACCCTTCCGCCGCAACGACGACCGCTTCGGCGTTCCCTTCGCCCAGTGGCGCGCGCCGCACGAGGACGAGAGCGAACGCCTGTCGGAAAGCGCAAAATTCATCAAGTCCCACATCCTGCTCACGGAATATCGTCGATGA
- a CDS encoding carbohydrate ABC transporter permease has translation MNKPSTLRRILTTDLPVLVIVLFAMGPFAWMVLTSLTPTATLNATGVSVSPAGWSLDNYVRLLRQTSFLGNMLDSLIIACGTVVLGLAVAVTAAYAFSRFRFAGRKVLMLQFLLINMFPIVLLILPLFVLMRKAGILDTHFGLILANATVAIPFAVWMLTSYVGAIPRSLDEAAMIDGCSRLTALRRVVLPLTMPGIISTGIYIFITAWNEYLYALTLGGKNVRPVTVAIQTLIGEYQIEWGLLAAGAVVGAMPATILFLLVQRRLIGGLTQGAVKG, from the coding sequence ATGAACAAGCCCTCCACGCTCCGCCGCATCCTCACCACCGACCTGCCGGTGCTGGTGATCGTGCTCTTCGCCATGGGGCCGTTCGCCTGGATGGTGCTGACCTCGCTGACGCCGACCGCGACGCTGAACGCCACGGGCGTCTCCGTCTCGCCCGCCGGCTGGAGCCTCGACAACTATGTGCGGCTGCTGCGCCAGACCTCGTTCCTCGGCAACATGCTTGACAGCCTCATCATCGCCTGCGGCACGGTGGTGCTCGGCCTTGCCGTCGCGGTGACGGCGGCCTACGCCTTCTCGCGCTTCCGCTTTGCTGGCCGCAAGGTGTTGATGCTGCAATTCCTGCTCATCAACATGTTCCCGATCGTGCTGCTCATCCTGCCGCTCTTCGTGCTGATGCGCAAAGCGGGCATCCTCGATACGCATTTCGGCCTCATCCTCGCCAATGCGACCGTCGCCATTCCCTTCGCGGTATGGATGCTGACGAGCTATGTCGGCGCGATCCCCAGGAGCCTCGACGAGGCGGCGATGATCGACGGCTGCTCGCGGCTGACGGCGCTGCGCCGTGTCGTGCTGCCGCTGACGATGCCAGGCATCATCTCCACCGGCATCTACATCTTCATCACCGCCTGGAACGAATATCTCTACGCGCTGACCCTCGGCGGCAAGAACGTGCGGCCCGTCACGGTCGCGATCCAGACGCTGATCGGCGAATACCAGATCGAATGGGGCCTGCTTGCCGCGGGCGCCGTCGTGGGCGCCATGCCCGCCACCATCCTTTTCCTTCTCGTGCAGCGCCGCCTGATCGGCGGGCTGACCCAGGGCGCGGTGAAGGGCTGA
- a CDS encoding Gfo/Idh/MocA family oxidoreductase, with product MTLKIGWIGCGVHATQMLLPQLVRHDVQIVALCDIDGNRLASAGRQFGVTNLTSDAEELIRRADIDAVGMAVGPDQHLRFGKMALERGLPVFMEKPPSGSAAGARELLAASEKSGKPLLVGFMKRYSAGNKIAANILRSGRFGDIYGITGYYMTAPGYFAGNVDYTGFFLHHCVHYMDLVSFLVSPVTRLTARKVEKAPGKVLFHVNFDFECGAIGTIAMGTAQSRGTPVERIEIMGDHQRIEVDNVIEVRWNRNPPFKVDDPAATLSDAVDTLTWKPNFTAAANEDPKGYHSLLADVVPALAGSETPAPTIRDGVIAMERLETLRRELAL from the coding sequence ATGACACTCAAGATCGGTTGGATCGGCTGCGGCGTCCACGCCACCCAGATGCTGCTTCCGCAGCTCGTTCGCCATGACGTGCAGATCGTCGCGCTCTGCGACATCGACGGCAACCGGCTGGCCTCGGCCGGCCGGCAGTTCGGCGTGACGAACCTGACGAGCGATGCGGAGGAGCTCATCCGCCGCGCCGACATCGACGCGGTCGGCATGGCTGTCGGTCCGGACCAGCATCTGCGCTTCGGCAAGATGGCATTGGAGCGCGGGCTTCCCGTCTTCATGGAAAAGCCGCCATCGGGCAGCGCCGCCGGCGCGCGCGAATTGCTCGCGGCCTCGGAGAAGTCGGGCAAGCCGCTCCTCGTCGGCTTCATGAAGCGCTATTCCGCCGGCAACAAGATCGCGGCGAACATCCTGCGCTCCGGCCGCTTCGGCGACATCTACGGCATCACCGGCTATTACATGACGGCGCCCGGCTATTTCGCCGGCAATGTCGATTATACCGGCTTCTTCCTGCACCATTGCGTGCACTACATGGACCTTGTCTCCTTCCTCGTCTCGCCGGTCACTAGGCTGACGGCCCGCAAGGTGGAGAAGGCGCCCGGCAAGGTCCTCTTCCATGTGAATTTCGATTTCGAATGCGGCGCTATCGGCACCATCGCCATGGGCACGGCGCAGTCGCGCGGCACGCCCGTCGAACGCATCGAGATCATGGGCGACCACCAGCGCATCGAGGTCGACAATGTCATCGAAGTGCGCTGGAACCGCAATCCGCCCTTCAAGGTCGACGACCCGGCGGCGACCCTTTCGGACGCCGTCGACACGCTGACCTGGAAGCCGAACTTCACCGCCGCCGCCAACGAGGACCCGAAGGGCTATCATTCGCTGCTCGCCGACGTCGTTCCGGCGCTCGCCGGTAGCGAAACGCCCGCGCCGACGATCCGCGACGGCGTCATCGCCATGGAACGGCTCGAAACGCTCCGGCGCGAACTCGCGCTCTGA
- a CDS encoding GntR family transcriptional regulator, whose protein sequence is MTYFSAPSNARGAARPAKSAAAFNALKRDIMLGVLPAGAALTELDLAAHFSCSQGTVREALLQLQEEGLVRRQGHRGTQVSECTEAEAVEMFRVRQQIECSGILRALQMPSRTLVSDLKALFAEMLDTAAAGDELELASLDRDFHRRIFQDAQLPALDPILHRCLVHNHRFKISRSTTPRDLVATAQRHGAIIEAIENRDVAQASAALRHHIATIVDLGPDVFPEATQ, encoded by the coding sequence ATGACCTATTTTTCTGCACCGTCGAATGCGCGAGGCGCGGCAAGGCCGGCAAAATCGGCGGCCGCCTTCAATGCGCTCAAGCGCGACATCATGCTCGGGGTCCTGCCGGCCGGCGCGGCGCTGACGGAGCTGGATCTCGCCGCGCATTTCTCCTGCAGCCAGGGCACGGTGCGCGAGGCGCTGCTCCAGTTGCAGGAAGAGGGGCTGGTGCGCCGGCAGGGGCATCGCGGCACGCAGGTCTCCGAATGCACCGAGGCCGAGGCAGTCGAGATGTTCCGCGTGCGCCAGCAGATCGAGTGCAGCGGCATCCTGCGCGCGCTGCAGATGCCGAGCCGCACGCTCGTTTCCGACCTCAAGGCGCTCTTCGCCGAAATGCTCGATACGGCCGCCGCCGGCGACGAGCTCGAGCTTGCATCCCTCGACCGGGATTTCCACCGCCGCATCTTCCAGGATGCGCAGCTTCCCGCGCTCGATCCGATCCTGCACCGCTGCCTCGTGCACAATCACCGCTTCAAGATTTCGCGCAGCACCACGCCGCGTGATCTGGTGGCGACCGCCCAGCGCCACGGAGCGATCATCGAGGCGATAGAGAACAGGGATGTCGCGCAGGCGAGCGCGGCGCTTCGCCACCACATCGCAACCATCGTCGACCTCGGTCCCGACGTCTTTCCCGAGGCGACGCAATGA
- a CDS encoding mannitol dehydrogenase family protein, whose protein sequence is MKTPVIQFGTSRFLQAHVDLFLSEGDPARAITVVQTSGDASRSRRLAALAAPEGYPVRIRGLANGQAVDETRTVTSVKRCLSAATDWPEVVRVFVEEAEFVLSNTGDAGYQPRPEDGERAYHPAMSYPAKLYHLLAARHAAGARPLVVMPMELVVDNGKVLKEAVLAAASAQAGTPELLSYIEKDVVWACSLVDRIVSEPLEPAGAVAEPYALWAIQKGAGVVVPSTHPAIELVDDLKEIERLKLHILNLGHTVLVDIWRRQGGEGDPIVREFIARPAVHAELTAIYREEVLPVFAALRQREAAERYMAVTLERFANPYLDHRLADIVQNHAQKIERRIGAFLALAHEVGEEGRRGRLGEIVASVAG, encoded by the coding sequence GTGAAGACGCCCGTCATCCAGTTCGGCACCAGCCGGTTCCTGCAGGCTCATGTGGACCTGTTCCTTTCCGAGGGAGATCCGGCGCGGGCGATCACCGTCGTCCAGACCTCCGGCGATGCGTCACGCAGCCGGAGGCTTGCCGCGCTTGCCGCGCCGGAGGGCTATCCGGTCCGCATTCGCGGTCTTGCCAATGGGCAGGCCGTGGACGAGACGCGCACCGTCACCTCCGTGAAGCGCTGCCTTTCGGCCGCGACCGATTGGCCGGAGGTCGTGCGGGTCTTCGTCGAGGAGGCGGAATTCGTGCTCTCCAACACGGGCGATGCCGGCTACCAGCCGCGGCCGGAAGACGGGGAGCGGGCCTATCATCCGGCAATGAGCTATCCGGCAAAACTCTACCACCTGCTCGCCGCCCGCCATGCAGCGGGCGCAAGACCGCTCGTCGTGATGCCGATGGAACTCGTTGTCGACAACGGCAAGGTGCTGAAGGAGGCCGTCCTTGCGGCTGCGTCCGCGCAGGCGGGTACGCCGGAACTCCTCTCCTATATCGAGAAGGACGTGGTCTGGGCCTGCAGCCTCGTCGACCGCATCGTCTCGGAACCGCTGGAACCCGCCGGCGCCGTCGCGGAACCCTATGCGCTCTGGGCGATCCAGAAGGGTGCCGGGGTCGTCGTCCCTTCCACCCATCCGGCCATCGAGCTGGTCGACGATCTCAAGGAAATCGAGCGGCTGAAGCTGCATATCCTCAACCTCGGCCACACCGTCCTCGTCGACATCTGGCGGCGGCAGGGCGGAGAGGGCGATCCGATCGTGCGCGAATTCATCGCGCGTCCGGCGGTGCATGCGGAATTGACGGCGATCTACCGGGAGGAAGTGCTGCCCGTCTTCGCCGCTCTCAGACAGCGCGAGGCGGCGGAGCGATACATGGCCGTCACGCTGGAGCGCTTCGCCAATCCCTATCTCGATCACCGGCTCGCCGATATCGTCCAGAACCACGCGCAAAAGATCGAGCGCCGCATCGGCGCCTTCCTCGCTCTTGCGCATGAAGTCGGCGAGGAAGGGCGACGGGGGCGTCTCGGAGAGATCGTCGCCTCGGTCGCGGGATAG